Part of the Triticum aestivum cultivar Chinese Spring chromosome 4D, IWGSC CS RefSeq v2.1, whole genome shotgun sequence genome is shown below.
ttgataggttttgacgaactttttttcacaaaaaaaccggacgaaaaaaaccgggcgaaaaacccgaaccgggagcatggttttttccctttccgaaagaggcatgcccgtgcctctcgcgaaatcacagccgtgtctctcgtggaagcaaaaccgtgactctcatggaaggaaaaaaacagaaaacgcattttttttcttttccgagaggcacggccgtgactctcgcgaaagcacaaccgtgcctctcgcgaaagcaaaaccgtgactcttgcgaaagaaaaaaaagaaaaaaacgcgtattttttccctttctgaaaggcacgcccgtgactctcgcgaaagaaaaaaaatagaaaaatgtgtttttcttttcctttctgagaggcacggccgtgactctcacgaaagcacaaccgtgcctctcgcggaagcaaaaccgtgactctcgtgaaagaaaaaaatagaaaacacgtttttttcgtttccggaaggcacgcccgtgactctagctaaagcacaaccgtgcctctcgccgaAAAAAAACCGTAactttcgcgaaagaaaaaaaacgcgtttttttcgcgCAAAATTTTTTTTCCCAAAAATTTTTcgatcgaaaagctaaggaagaccgggggaaaaccaaaacgtcgaaaaaaaaccgtttaaaaagccgaaaacgcgtgcaaaaaaaatccggagggagcgtccagagtgcgacacgtggcgaatggctgagagcacgccaagtggcgctgatcgttgcgaggctccggaagaagcgctcgttaactagttgctcccatcGATCGGGGGTCCCTAGCTAGCTATCTGATGGGCCTCTTGTTTATTTTCTTTAATTCTTTTCTATTTTTTACCTATTTTTTTGCTGGGCTATAGTATATATAAATACTCCATCATGGGCCCCTCCCTCACCTGGCCCTGGGTTGTCGCCCCGCCGGCCataccccagggccggccctgtatctagggcagttccgcttccagtgaccattttctttgcaatagaagcactcagttttaggcttgggtctagctttggacttcttcatgggagtggcaacttgcttgtcattcttcttgaagttccctttcttccccttgcccttttacttgaaactagtggtcttgacaactaccaacacttgatgcttttcttgatttctacattcgccgatttcagcatcgcgaagagctcggggaatcgttttcgtcatcccttgcatattatagttcatcacgaagttccagtaacttggtgatagtgactagagaactccgtcaatcactatcttatctggaagattaactcccacttgtttcaagcgattgtagtactcagacattctgagcacatgctcacaggttgagctattctcctccatcttgtaggcaaagtacttgtcagaggtctcatacctctcgactcgggcatgagtctgaaataccaatttcagctcttggaacatctcatatgctctgtgacatttcaaaacatttttgaagtcccggttctaagacgtaaagcatgatgcactaaactatcaagtagtcatcatagcgagcttgtcaaacgttcataacgtctgcatctgctcctgcaataattctgtcacctagcggtgcatcaaggacataattcttttgtgtagcaatgaggataatcctcagatcacggacctactccgcatcattgctactatacaaatttcaacttagttttctctaggaacatatcataaataaaatggggaagctgtacgcgagcaattgatctacaacatagatatgcaaatactatcaggactagttttcatgataaatttaaagttcaattaatcatattacttaagaactcccacttagatagacatccctctagtcatctaaatgatcacgtgatccatatcaactaaaccatgtccgatcatcacgtgagatgcagtagttttcaatggtgaacatcactatgttaatcatatctactatatgattcacgttcgactttTCGTTCTCAgtgttcctaggccatatctgcatatgctaggctcgtcaagtttaacccgagtattctgcgtgtgcaaaactggcttgcacccgttgtatgtgaacgtagagcttatcacacccgatcatcacgtggtgtctcggcacgatgaactgtcgcaatggtgcatactcagggagaacacttataccttgaaatttagtgaggggtcatcttataatgctaccaccgtactaagcaaaataagatgcataaaagataaacatcacatgcaatcaaaatatatgacatgatatggccatcatcatcttgtgcctttgatctccatctccaaagtatcgtcatgatctccatcgtcaccggcatgacactatgatctccatcatcttgatcaacgtgtcatcacatggttgtctcgccaactattgcttttgcaactattgctatcgcatagcgataaagtaaagcaattatatggcgcttgcatcttatgcaataaagagacaaccataaggctcctgctagttgccgataactttaacaaaacatgatcatctcatacagcaaattatatcacatcatgtcttgaccatatcacatcacaacatgccctgcaaaaacaagttagacgtcctctactttgttgttgcatgttttacgtggctgctacgggcttagcaagaaccgttattacctacgcatcaaaaccacaacgatttttcgtcaagtttgttgttttaaccttcaacaaggactgggcgtagtcacactcgattcaactaaagttggagaaacagacacccactagccacctgtgtgcgaagcacgtcggtagaaccagtctcgcgtaagcgtacgcgtaatgtcggtctgagccgcttcatccaacaataccgccgaatcaaactatgacatgctggtaagcagtatgactattatcgcccacaactctttgtgttctactcgtgcatataatatctacgcatagacctggctcggatgccactgttggagaacgtagtatttcaaaaaaattacctacgatcacgcaatatctatctaggagaagcatagcaacgagcgggaagagtgtgtccacgtaccctcgtagaccaaaagcggaagcgttacgtaacgcggttgatgtagtcgaacgtcttcgcgatccaaccgatcaagtaccgaacgcacgacaactccgcgatctgcacatgttcagctcggtgacgtcccacgaactctagatccagctgaggtcgagggagagttccgtcagcacgacggcgtagtgacggtgatgatgaagttaccagtgcagggcttcgcctaagcactacgacgatatgaccgaggtgtaaaactgtggaggggggcaccgcacacggctaaagatcaacttgtgcgtctatgaggtgccccctcccccgtatataaaggaggggaggaggaggagggccggccacaaggggcgcgcccaagggggggattcctactcctagtaggagtaggtttccccctttcctagtccaactaggagaaggaagggaaggaggaagaggggagaaggaaggagggggcgccaccccctcctagtccaattcggaccagcccatggggaggcgtccagccaccccttgaggcccttctctacTTTCCCGTATGTTCcataaggcccactacttccctcggcgaattcccgtaactctccggtactccgaaaaatactcgaatcactctgaacctttccaatgtccgaatatagccttccaatatatccatctttacgtctcgaccatttcgagactcctcatcatgtccgtgatctcatccgggactccaaacaaccttcggtacatcaaatcaaataactcataatacaaatcgtcatcgaacgtttagcgtgcggaccctacgggttcgagaactatgtagacatgaccgagacacatctccggtcaataaccaatgcgaaacctgcatgctcatattggctcctacatattctacgaagatctttatcggtcaaaccatataacgagatacgttgttccctttgtcatcggtatgttacttgtccgagattcgatcgtcggtatcatcatacctagttcaatctcgttaccggcaagtctatttactcattccgtaatgcatcatcacgcaactaactcgttagtcatattgcttgcaaggcttataatgatgtgcattaccgagagggcccagagatacctctccgacaatcggagtgacaaatcctaatctcgatctatgccaactcaacaaacaccatcggagagacctgtagagaatctttataatcacccagttatgttgtgacgtttgatagcacactaagtgttcctccggtattcgggagttgcataatctcatagtcataggaacatgtataagtcatgatgaaagcaatagcaacaaactaaacgatcatagtgctaagctaacggatgggtcttgtccatcacatcattctctaatgatgtgatcccgttcatcaaatgacaacacatgtctatggttaggaaacataaccaactttgataaacaagctagtcaagtagaggcatactagggacactcagtttgtctatgtattcacacatgtactaagtttccggttaatacaattctagcatgaataataaacatttatcatgataaaaggaaatataaataacaactttattattgcctctagggcatatttctttcatatACATCATGCTGCCCAATCTCTCTGTCATATCCCAACCGCTTCACAAAGTGTTCAATCCACATTATAAAGAAGGTGTCATTGTCACAGTGGTTAACCCAAACAACTTCATAGTCAATGTAGGTGTCGTTGTTGTCAGTTCCACATAAAAGAAATCCTTTGTGATGAATCCCAACTGTGAATTGTCCATCAAAATCACCTACAATGCAGAGAATACAAATACATGCAGTTAACGATGTGCATCTTTAGTTAACACTGCTTAAAACAACAAAGATTATCTGTTCAAACTGCCAAAAATAGCAAGCATCTACAATTCGCACTGCCAAAAATAAAAAGCATATATAGTTCACACAACCAAAATATATTCAGTTCAGAATATACATTTTCATTTAACACgatttccaatttccattaagattTAGTCATGTCCCGTCACAAATAATGTTTCTTTGGTTAACACAGCGGAAATATTCCCAAAATAACAACAAGTAAATTACCTAAATCTCATAGCTTTCAAATATCAACTTCCCGTTAGCATACTTTTGAAATCTTTAGTTAGCAAGTGTCGAAAAATCCAGTTAAGTAAAATTTCATGAAGATTACAAACAGTTGTACCTGCACATCCACTATTTTGCCAGGAGCAAACATGTTTTAACAATCTTGTACACCGCGTTGTCAATTTATGAGACATATCTGAATGTTTCAGTTCATGAAAACAAGGCCCTTTTAAGCCCGGCGTAATTCCTTTACACATCCAACTCTACGGATGAATGTGAATGGTGCTTTTTACATCTCGACATCTAGAAGCAGACACCGACAAAATCAAGACCAAACTAAAGAGTTCCACCGATTCGAGCAACTGACAAAACCCCTAAGAAAAACAGGGGAGAAAGGGGTTGTGGAGAGAGAAATCAAGGGCATGCTCACCATATACAGGCGCTACCTCCGTGGGAGCTCACCAACAGGGCTCCATCATCATCGACACCGCCGATCAATGTCATCATCACGATCAATGCTACCATCGCCTTCAAACGATCGAGACACGGGAGGAGAGCTTGAGGCGAGGGAGTCGAAGAGGGGTCATATGCCCATAACTTACGAGCCACACCTCTCCCGCCTCTGTAGGGGCTTTTTCGTgagaaaataaataaattccaGGTGGTTTCCCATAAATAACCAAGCCACACGCCCTCGCCCGCGCCGTCCAACCACTGACAATGGGTCCAGTACCATGCTGGCTTGCCTTATCAGCACCCTGTACATGTCCAAATGTGATTTTGACTGTATATGCACCCTCAAGCCAAGTTTTATCACTTGATCAATGTATGCCGCAAGTTTCAGCATCAAAATGACTTTTCTTGCCAAGTTTAGACACATGTGGTGTAATTGACTAATTTTTTAACTAGCCTTTGTGCATAGGCTTTTTtatagggaaaactttgttttttgccactctagtttttgcccattttgcttatgccactctagaatttgacatctcacttttgccactcttaacttttgacaatacatcacaaatgtcaTTTCATGGCAAAAATGATTAGGCATATCGATATGTGTGTGGGTCGCACATGAAGggatgagagagagggagaataaagGGAGTGAGAGAAAAAACGCATTGCCACATGAGTTGACCCATTCCTTTGTTCCTCCGTCCCTTCGTTCCATTCCTTCTTCTTTTGATGTTTGTGTCCAGTGGTTATATCGTATTTTTCACCTACCTTTTTTCTCTTTATAGGAACAATTGTGTAGTGAttttttcttctaattttgtttcaTCTATtactttcatttttcattttcttatCGTTTTTTACTTTCATTTATATAATTCATGATATTTTAGTTTTTTAACACATTTTGAAGTGCGCGAACACTTTTAAAATTCATGAGTATTTTTAAATTTATGAACACATTTTTAAATTTGTGTTCTTCAAAGTCATGAACTATCTAAATTTGTTATTATTTCTCAAATCCTTAAtagtttttgaaatttgtgaaaaaTAATAATTTGTGTATACTATTCATATGAACTTTttgaaaattcatgaatatttctaTTGCAAATATTTTGTGGCTAGTTGCATGTCCATTGTTGACACACAACTGCACAATACGTAACCCTGCAATTATAGACGGCATAGATCATGCAATAGTCCAGTTGCATGTCTATAGTTGGCATGCAAATTGTCCAACTCAGATCTAGTTGCATGTTCATTCTAGCTATGCAATTTGCCCAACCGGAATCCATTTGCATACCATTCTAAATATGTAACTTGCTCGATTTCGACCTAGTTGTATGTCCACCCTCGGCATGCAGCTTGTCCGACCCAGTTCCTTGTCCACCCTCAACACCCCCACCCCACACTCCCTGACATCTGCCATCAGTTGTATGTCCACTCTCGACATGCTATTTGGCCATATCTGACCTAGTTGCATGTCCATCTTTTGACACGTTACTTCTTTGACCTATTTGCATGTCCACCCTCAACGCACAACTTTGTCCGACCCGGGACGAGTTCGATGTACACCTTTGATACAGAATTTCCTCGAACACAGTTGCATATACACTATTGACACACAACTCAGCCACGCATGTCCACCATCGACACGCAGCTCGCCACAACCTGACCTAGTTGCATGTCTACCATACACTCGCCTCGACCTCAGACTCAGTTGCATGTCCGCCACtagacatgcaactgcaagtgttggTCCCGGCTACAACTGCACGCCCTCAAACGCGACTGCAAGTGTTTTGGGTGCCGGGGGAGGTGCAAAAATCACATTTTATTGAGTGTGGGTAGTTGTGTGTCCACCACTAGACATAAAACTGCAAGTGTTTCCCATGATTGTAACTGCCCACCCATCAACGCGACTACAATATGAAAACAAAGCATGCTAACCCGTGATCCTAAGTTCTTTTTTACGATGTGCCTTTTTACTCAACATGCTTCCTTTTTGTGATTTTTTCACCCAATCTTCTATATTCTTCTTTCATTTTTTATCCACGTTTATGTAAATATAGTCAGTATTTTATGGCCAAACCTGACAAAAGAAACAATACAAACGGAGTGACTAGTCCATGGGCATCCCCTCGAAGGGCTTTTCACTGGACACTCCCAAAGCGCGCGGGAGCACTCTATGTGCCGCGTGGTGCGTCCAGCGACACCACGTGTCATGCACAGGGCGCACCCTGCTAGagctcttttttttgtttttcacgGGTTTTGGGGTTTCCTTtgggttttctattttttttctttgattTTGCCTGATTTTTTGTACATTTTTTATTCTTTGGTTTCTTTGTTTTTTTGGTGTGCATTCCTCGTGAAGCAGAAAATCATAGTTGTGCTCTCAGTGATACACAATTATGCTTCCCCCAAAGTGAAGCACATGTATGCTTCTGTGTGGAGTACAATTGCGCTTCCCCAAAAAAGTGAAGCATAAATGTGCTTTCACGTGAAACACAATTGTGCTTCCGCATGAAGCATAAACCGTGCTTCCCCAAAAAAGTGAATTGCACTTCCACGGgttttttcagttttctttttttaggtttttagtttctgatatttttttggtttttctccctgttttttttttgtttttgggttTCCGAGTGAAGCACGTTTGTGCTTCTATGTTTCCCCAAAAAGGCGAAGCATGGTTGTGCTTTTGTGCCCATCCAAAAGTGAAGCACATGTTAGTATATTTGGAAAGACGGGTTGGTACAGTTTGGAAGCACAAGTTACTATTAGTTGGAAGCACATATTTGCCTGAAAGAAAAGTTTGTCGAAATCCATCAACATGAGATACACTTTCGAAGATCTCGGTGCAAGAAATGCAACCACGAAAATTGTTTGTAATTTCGATCCAGTGTTCAGGAGATAATGTTTTGGAAAAAAATCTATAAAAAAGCATAAACAAACCCACGTGTGACTCCTATGCATGGGGAAAAATCTCataaaaactcccaggttgcgcgACAAGTGTCGCACATGCAATGTCCCACTTGTCACCACCAGAGGAGGTGGGAGAGACCTTTGCAAAGGCCGCCCCTTAAATAGTAATTTCACAATACAAATCAAAGCCCTGCAGATAGAAGAACTTCAACAAAAATGAAATGTCCATACACAAGTAAAAAAAACCTCAGCCCAACAAATCAGGCCTGGACAAAAGGCTTCGTCAATCCATAGATAGAAGCAATACAcgaacaaacaatcaaacaaaaaaCGTATGGAAAACAAAACCGAGCTAAAAAATGTTTGATGGAGAGGAAAAAAGTGATCGCATAATAGAGATGGCATCACTTAGATGTGACATATCGAAGTCTTATCTAGAATTGTTTTGGAGTGCTGCTGGAGTTACTCTAAATTGAGATAAATTATGTTCTTGGGCTTTCAGTATATATAGTTGGTTCTTCCAAATTCCAATGATCTAAATCCCTGATTCCAATGCCCTTTGTGCACGTAACCAAGCTGGATAGTTACAGGAATTCTCCTTGAAGAAAAAGTTGGACATTATTACAGCCACGGTACGGAAATACCTTTAGGAGATtgttttaaaaaatcaaaaaaatgtttCAATGCTTCATAAATTCGGAAATAAATCCACAGTATCAGACAgatgtatgttgcatgcttgcgAAATTTTTGTGACAAAATACATTGACATAcgagctacacaaaaaagacaaactGCTGACAGTGAAAATAGTAAACAGTATGTGCACTGTTCATTTTACATTGACATACCAACGACTATAATTTTTTTTGTGTAGCTCAGAAATAATGTATTTTCTCATGAAATTTTACACATGTGTAGTATACACTCATATGTCAATGTGGAAActttttcagaattttctaaatCTTTGAGATGTaacttttgaatttttttgaaaaaaagggGCCTCCATGTAGCCCGGGCACCAAAACGCTGCACTCGGTGACGGTGATGTTATTATACGTATTGAGAAATTTGGTAGTAATAGCGTACGAAACACAGTGGCTTCCAGTGTTGGTTGAATCTTTGGAACGGCTCCACCTCCAACGGTCCAGGCCCAGCCCTCCCGCGAAACGGCTACGGAACCTTCCATTGTCGAAGGAGCCCACAAGACCATGAGTTTGTCCCTCGTCGCGAGCAACGGCCGCCCCACTTGCCCACATGACCAACTACTACTACTATCATGAACGGCTGTGCGGTCGTACGCAGGGGTCGGGCAGTGCTGCTGAGTGCCCCCGTCCGTCACCACCCACACGACCCCCCAACGATTCAGGCAGCCCAACCAAAGCAAAGATCAAATCAGAACGAGTGCAAGAGAAGAGAATTACGACAAGGGAACAAGGCTTATATATCATCCATCAGTGAACTGTGTACTAGTACTGGGAGTACCGAGGTTGCTCGTAAATCAGAGTTCGTCGTAGCGAACTCGAATGATTCTGCAGAACAATCAAACTCTTCTTTTTCCTTGGTCTACCTACGGGGGGCTAACGGGGACGGACGGCCTCGGGCTGAAGGGCGTGATCCTGAGGACTAGGCCGGGGAAGACGTCGTCGGGGTCGTGGACGTGCGGGTTGCGCTCCAGGATGTAGGGGTCGCCGCACCGGTCGCTGATGCCGTGCAGCGTCTCGCCCTCCGCCACCACGTAGATCTCCTCGCacggccgccaccgcgccgccagcGACGCGCCACGCACAGTGACCACCTCCGCCTCCCCGAGCGAGCACACCAGCAGCAGGGCCGCCAGCGCCGACAGAGCGAAGCACCACGACGCCATGTCCGCTAAGCTTATTCTCATGTTCTTCCTTTTTTTTGGCGGGGAAGTAAAGCTTATTCTAATCTATATAGTCAGCTGCTGAATTATATTTTTGATAAAGATCTGAATTAGCTATGC
Proteins encoded:
- the LOC123100602 gene encoding uncharacterized protein, with translation MRISLADMASWCFALSALAALLLVCSLGEAEVVTVRGASLAARWRPCEEIYVVAEGETLHGISDRCGDPYILERNPHVHDPDDVFPGLVLRITPFSPRPSVPVSPP